In Rana temporaria chromosome 3, aRanTem1.1, whole genome shotgun sequence, a single window of DNA contains:
- the LOC120930888 gene encoding gastrokine-1-like isoform X1, whose translation MKALILIAAILGVSFATDNVKVNNQGNDGGNVHQTVNINNQDNVANINQYNGFHSWNSVWDYQRGLFAARLVSKRACVVSRMNRNVVPSLEQLSKVTQEKQNPNAPPPRSLTYTVLQTRVKNVAQYGSQIEALCKGVPTFYAQEVQDPDFYGTGCSTNGIVTIWGITICGGPVNCVQQL comes from the exons ATGAAGGCTTTA ATCCTGATCGCTGCCATTCTTGGTGTGTCCTTTGCAACAGAT AATGTTAAAGTCAACAACCAGGGCAATGATGGAGGCAATGTACATCAGACAGTGAACATTAACAACCAAGACAACGTTGCTAACATTAACCAGTACAATGGCTTCCACTCCTGGAACTCTGTCTGGGACTACCAAAGG GGTCTATTTGCTGCCCGTCTTGTGTCCAAGAGAGCCTGTGTGGTTAGCAGGATGAACAGGAATGTGGTACCTAGCCTGGAACAGCTGAGCAAGGTTACCCAGGAGAAACAA AACCCCAATGCTCCTCCTCCACGATCTCTGACCTACACAGTCCTTCAGACCCGTGTGAAGAATGTGGCCCAATATGGCAGCCAGATTGAAGCTCTCTGCAAAGGTGTACCAACATTCTATGCCCAGGAAGTACAAG ACCCAGACTTCTATGGAACGGGATGCTCCACTAATGGAATCGTCACTATTTGGGGAATCACAATTTGTGGGGGTCCCGTCAACTGTGTACAGCAACTGTAA
- the LOC120930888 gene encoding gastrokine-1-like isoform X2, with protein sequence MKALILIAAILGVSFATDNVKVNNQGNDGGNVHQTVNINNQDNVANINQYNGFHSWNSVWDYQRGLFAARLVSKRACVVSRMNRNVVPSLEQLSKVTQEKQNPNAPPPRSLTYTVLQTRVKNVAQYGSQIEALCKGVPTFYAQEVQGTGLFVNLHGCTDLGILRFLGISLCGNIGC encoded by the exons ATGAAGGCTTTA ATCCTGATCGCTGCCATTCTTGGTGTGTCCTTTGCAACAGAT AATGTTAAAGTCAACAACCAGGGCAATGATGGAGGCAATGTACATCAGACAGTGAACATTAACAACCAAGACAACGTTGCTAACATTAACCAGTACAATGGCTTCCACTCCTGGAACTCTGTCTGGGACTACCAAAGG GGTCTATTTGCTGCCCGTCTTGTGTCCAAGAGAGCCTGTGTGGTTAGCAGGATGAACAGGAATGTGGTACCTAGCCTGGAACAGCTGAGCAAGGTTACCCAGGAGAAACAA AACCCCAATGCTCCTCCTCCACGATCTCTGACCTACACAGTCCTTCAGACCCGTGTGAAGAATGTGGCCCAATATGGCAGCCAGATTGAAGCTCTCTGCAAAGGTGTACCAACATTCTATGCCCAGGAAGTACAAG GTACTGGTCTGTTTGTCAATCTACATGGCTGCACTGACCTCGGCATTCTGAGATTCTTGGGCATCTCTCTGTGTGGCAATATTGGATGTTAG